The Vicia villosa cultivar HV-30 ecotype Madison, WI unplaced genomic scaffold, Vvil1.0 ctg.003373F_1_1, whole genome shotgun sequence genomic interval TTGATGAAGTTGGTACCGTATAGCAGCATGGTATCTTACTTTCTTGTCAAGGAGTGCTTGGTTAATGTATTGGCATGCCACGAAACACTAGCAACAGTGAATGCAACGAAGATTTGCCTTCTCTGTTAAGAATTTTTGGTTAGAGAGAAGTGTTAGAATATTCAAATCTAATTATTGTAGACAGATGTATGTGCTATATAATCTTATGTACAATCCTGTCATCGTCCAACTCTGCTCTTTGTTCTTTTCAAGAATAAGTCTTTAGAATATGAGAAGAATGCTAGAGTCAGCAATGCCAAATTTACCATGTAATAGtgtaactttattttacattagtTCTCTCTTTCAATGGATGCATGATACTTACTACATTCATTGGGATTAAGGCAATATGATTGGATTAAATTATAACTTTTAAATAAGATATAAAATGGCTTAATGACGTTGAAAATCAAATTATTGCATTTAATTTACAAACACTAGCCTACATACGGGCACTCGCTATTTTATTATGCTAACACCTTAACGCGCGTgtaaaatattaataatgatttaatGTAGAATTTTGTTGTTTACAATGTAGATTTTGGGCATGTACTTGTGTAAATATAGTTATGTGATTTGGGCAAATAGAATGAAGACATGTAGACCATGTAGAATCGAGAGCAGAATAAATAGAGAGAAGTCAAACGGCTAAAAGagaaagatatttttttaagggaagttaataaaaatatttttaagggaAGTTAAACTTATTAATAATCATGCCATTCAACATATTCACATCATGATATTCAAGAGTAAGTATGACTCTTTCCACCATATATGAAGCATCTCATCCATGATTTTCTAATTGAGAATTAAGTATGGTGATTTCTTTTCTGCTTATGTCATGAGCTGTGATAAAAAGTTAACAAAAGTCCAAGAAACAATTGGGTATTATGTCCCTTTACAATATTCAGTATTATGAGTTGGGGTTCTTTTGCCTGGTACTCCCCATTGACTTAATTGACGACCAGCTAGGAATCACTTTTTGCCTTCATTCTGGAGGCACCCATTTCTAAGGGGAGAACCATACCAGCAATGAGAACTTCACATTCGGCCTGATTATTGCTAACTTTAAATTCAAACTTCAGTGTTTGTTCGATCAGTGTATCGTTTGGCCCCTCTAATGTTATACTGACACCTCTCCCTTTGACACTTAAGGCTCTATCAACTGACGACGTCCATTTtaggtaggggtgttcgcggtgcggtttgggcggttttgacgaaaaaaatcatccgaaccgcaagagaaaaaatcgtgcggtttggtttggttcggttggctttttaaaaaaattcgaaccaaaccaaaccaaactaatgcggtttggttcggttcagttggttcggttttttacaaatattttattgagtcatacatacacttatagatgacaacataattttgtatttagacattcatacactatcaaataacaacaaaactcgtcatattttgacaacaattttctatttaatatgtaaaaattaaatttgacataattggaatattaaacataaaataatagcataaaacaatataaaaattattataatgaaaaaaatagaagagacgagagattagtgaaggtgaaaaagaaaaataaaaagttaagagattagagaagaagatgtgcgataaaaacaaaattgaaatacggaacatttatataaaaatgagaaggtgaaaaagaaagaatataagagagtagagattatagaagaagagggaagatgtatgtggaaaAGAAGGtgtgataatgttattagagatttgagaagatcgggactgaaattatatgtgtaaggatgagaaaattgttcgtaatcacaaggctaaggtataataggtttaaatttcggttggatgtgagttaagtaaaagttaggttgtaacataatgcggtctgattcggtttggttcggtttacaaaatacaaaccgcaaaccgaactgaaccgtgcgattttgttaaaagatgacccaaactaatccgaaccaaatgcggttttttgcggtttcggtttggtttggtttggtttgcggttttctattgggttggtttgattttgaacacccctaattttAGGGACACCTCTTCGTCTATCGACGAGTTAAATTTTGTTGAAAATATCCGCCAAAGCCAGGGACTTGATGCTTCCTCTTGGGATATATTGGATTTCAACTAATTGGGACCTATTGGACATGGTAGTTGGTTTTTACGAGCACTTTGTGGCCTTGAAAGTAGGGTCGAAGACTTCTCATCATGACGACGACCATAACTAGATTCTCGGTCTTCTGATAACATGCCTCGACGCCTTTAAGCATTTTGCTTACGAAATACATGTGTCGTTCTGCCTTATCTGTCTTTTTGACGAGTACTGAGGTATAGTTTCTCTTCTGTGGGTGTTTCGAGCCTTCGATGTTAGGTACACATTCTTTTACGTCTTATGCATTTTTCTCGGTGTTGCTCTCTTTGCTCGTTATGTAGCATCCAACCTTTGTAACCGCCTTTGCTAACGAAGATGATGACCTTTGAGACCATTCTAAAACACCCCCCATGATCATTCTTGGTTTGGGTGTATAACTCTTATGGTAGCTTAATTTAAACGAGCGAGGTATTCCCTTAGTGACTTTGAAGCACCCTGTCGAATGTTAAACATGTTGGTAGTGGCCATCCTCCTATGACAACTGGCTGCAAACTAGTGCAAGAGTGTCTTCACCAACTCCTGATAGCTGGTGATAGAAGCTCGGGGTAGGCTCATGTACCATCGTAAGGCTGAATCTTTGAAAGTTCCATACAACATCTTGCATTTAAGGGAGTCCGGCGCTTAGATGATGACCATCTTTATGGTAATGGAGGCGACGTGCTCATAAGGATCACTATACTCATCAAACTTCACTAAGGAGGGAGATTGAACCTTTTAGGGACAAGAGCTTCCCACATTTTGTCTAAAAGTGGTTGATGATCCAACACTTCCATCTCCTCTATGGGGGTAGTCTCATGTTGGTATTGTTGGATATTATGGACATCGTCCTCTAAGATTTGATTTTGGCGGTGCTGTTCGTCCATGTGGTGTACATTTCCACATGGACACTGAAATCACTGTTACCTCTAGTGTCCTCCGGCATGGGGGATTGTGTTACAACAAGATTTGTTTCTACACCTCATCTctaagttttaatgataacaacatatatattttatatgtaagcaattttgtttctaatgttttcttgagtgtgcagattAGAAAACTCTATATGATTTAGGACTGTTGTCTAAAGAATCATCAGAAATGTTGTCAAAAAGACTTCTCTCTTTCATTTCTATAGGTACATGGAATGTTGAATGAATAAGAAAGAAGATCTCCAGAACACTTCTCAACAAGCTTCTACTTCAGAAGTCTCAAGCGTTTCCAGAAGAAACAAAGTCTACCAAGATGTTGCTGCTCCAGATCAGAATCAAAGTCTGCATCAAATACAAGTTGTCACGTCAATATCATATGTCAAAGATATGTTCGTCAGAAGAGCTGTTGCTCATTACTCTGAAGATATAGTCAAAGATCAATTGATAAGGATTCAATGTGAAATATAGTGTAGTCGATGACTCTTTTTCAGATGTGTTCCTCAAATATGTTGTTGCACTATTATCTAAAGACATTATTCTATTCAGAAAGGACTCAAATGCTATTCAGAATTCTTAAGGGATTACTAACAGGTTGATCAACGTGCTTTGGAAAAATCTTCTTTAggggaccagttgggtcagaattcttaaaGTCATTGATCGTTATATCTCTTAGGGGACCAGTTGAATCAGAATTCTTAAAGGATCACTAATAGAGTTGATCAATATTTTATTGTTAGTCACCGACAATTGGCCCATGCAATTGTAATCATTtctatgattagtggattaagtccttttctaaggcaaaatcaccttggcgggatGACAGGACTAACCCTTTCTAAGAGGAACCTGGATAACTGAATGTGTCATCTTTCTATTTCTTGCATGCGTTAATGTTTATCTAAACGAATATTTTTCTAAGAACGACAAagttttgaaaacccaattcaaacccccatttcttcttgtgtttttctttaCCTTCAGATTGTGCTCTCTTAACAACCATAATTGAGAACAATTAGGTCTGGGAGTGGATGTTTTGGTGAGTATCGAAGTGGTGATGGTAACGAAAGGTGTGACCCATATTAGTCATGGTAGTGGGTCGTTGAATCTCTACTTCACAGGAAGACGCAGTTTAGTCAATTGACTTTAAATTCTCTCTGAtcaagacatttcttttttcacattttccATGACGGAACGAGTAGGAGACGTTAAAGGCGAGGTCTCCCCCATAAGTATAAGTATTTTTAGCATTCATATTGTATttacttttcaattttattagtatttgcaaaatttatttaaatcgaGATTGATCTTTActacaataatataatattaaaattattaaaatatttggcttaattgcaactttggtcctcCTATTTTTTTTAGTCCttccatttttaaaaccacgattttgatCCCCTTTTGAGTTTTGTGttgaaaatggaacaaaaatatgAACTGATTTTCGAGAAAAAACCAAACTAGGGGGTGCacaaaaaacttaaaaagaaaattaaaataattgtttttaaaatagagggatcaaaatcaagaaaaagacaaaatagaaggattaaagttgcaattaagtcaaaatattttaaaaatgaattaataaaatttattttaataatatagaaaatatattattttttattatttattgagaactaattattattatttttgcttGGATTTTCATCACCAATATCTGATTTATTGGAATGTCTAATTTGGTTTGGAGGACACTTCTTCTGACATCTTGTAATTGTAACCCCTTTCAATCGCAGCATCAATCCGTGATCctctttattaataaattttgattttttttgatatatttGACCATTAATATGTAGCCCATATATAGACTAGACTagttaaatgtaaaaaaaaaaaaatccaatttactTATAAATATGACCGGATGGTGTactgattaaaaataaataaattaaaactacattgaaaataaaataaattgatgctcttttgattaaaaaaaaagatttctaATATATTTTACTTTGTTTTATAGGATCTATTATATTTGATTCTTATTAATTTTCTCCTCTGCCGAAAACCCTAGCACCTGCTTCAACGTGATTCCACCTTCTCAAAATCATCACTTCCGCATCACTTCCAGTTTCGCAGTTACATTCAAATCCCCAAGGTACATTTGTTCTTCAAATTCCACCGTTACGCACACTAGTTTTCTTCAATTCCATTGTTTATCGAATTCGTACCAGTTTGCATCGTGAATGATTGAATTTATCTTCTAGGGTTTAGaaattatatgcttattatttttgTTGAATTAGGAATTCGTTGCTGATATTTGTGTGTGAATTTGTTTTTTTAggtgaaagtaatggatgaggtAAAACATAAATCGAGAAAAGAAGACGGTGATTCGAAGAGGAGTCATCGCGATCGCGATAGAACTGGTGAAAGAGGTAAGGATAAGGATAGAAGTGATGGTAGGCATAAGGATAATCGGGAGAAGAGGGATCGGGAATCGCGAAGACATGATAGAGAGAAAAGTAGTGATTCTGATGATAAGCATGATAGAGAGAGGGAGAAAAGGAGAGATGTTAAGGAGAAGGATAGGGTGCGTGTTCATGAGGTTGAGAGAGAGAAAGTGAGGGATAGGAAGAGGGAAAGAGATAGGGAAGAGAAAGAGAAGGAGAAAGTGAGGGAGAAAGAAAgagatagagaagagaaagaaaaggagaGAGTGAGGGAGAGGGAAGACAAGGAGAAGGAGAGATTAAgggagaaagaaagagagagggaaagaaaggaagagaaggaGAGGATTAGAGAGAAAGAAAGGGTGAGGGAGAGGCGGGATCATGAGAGAGAGaaggaaaaggaaaaggaaaaggaaagggATAGAGATAAAGGGAGGAGAGGACGAGAGAGGGAGAAGCATAGAGATGTTGATAGTGAAAACAGTGATGGTGAGTTGAGGGAGAGGAATCGGAAGCGGCATAAGAAAGAGGACGGGGATTATAAggggagagagaaggagaaaagtTCTAGCAAATCAAACAGGAAAATTGAGGGAATTGATGGAAGTCCTAGAAGAAAGAGTGACGGGGATGACTCGGATTCTAAAGACAGAGAGAAAAAACCTACCCGTGAGGAGGAGATGGAAGATGAACAAAGGAGGTTGGATGATGAAATGGAAAAACGGAGGAGAAGAGTTCAAGAGTGGCAGGAGTTAAGGAGGAAGAAGGAAGAGGCGGAAAGAGAAAAGCAAGGTGAAGCAAGTGCTGCTGAACTTGAGTCGGGAAAGGCGTGGACACTTGAAGGGGAGGAATCTGATGATGAAGATGGAACAGGTAAACATACTGCTATGGATGTAGACGAAGAAGAAAAACCTGCTGATAAGGAACCTATGGAGTCAATGGTGGTAGATGTTGACAATGGAACAGTTGCGCCTGATTTACAAAATGGAGATATTGGTGCTCCTTCAGACGAGGAAATAGACCCATTGGATGCTTTTATGAATTCTATGGTTCTTCCTGAGGTTGAAAAGCTGAACAATACTGTTAACTCAACACCTTCTGATATAACTTCTGACTTGAAACCCCAAGATAAAGGGGACGGGCGTAGTAATGGCAGACAGTCAAGGAAAGGTTCAGGGAAGTCTATTGGCAGGATAATTCCTGGCGAAGAGTCCGACTCAGATTATGCAGATCCTGAAACTGACGGGGATccagttgaagaagatgatgacgaGTTCATGAAAAGAGTGAAGAAAACGAAAGTTGAAAAACTTTCTTTAGTTGACCACTCAAAGATTGACTATATACCGTTCAAAAAGAATTTCTATATTGAAGTGAAGGAGATCTCAAAGATGACTCTTGAAGAAGTTGCTTTATACAGGAAGCAGTTAGAGTTAAAGATACATGGAAAGGATGTGCCCAAGCCTATAAAGTCATGGAACCAGACTGGACTTACTAGCAAAATTTTGGATACAATAAAGAAGGCGAACTTTGAAAAGCCAATGCCTATTCAAGCTCAAGCGTTGCCTGTAATTATGAGTGGCCGAGATTGCATAGGCATTGCCAAAACCGGGTCTGGTAAAACACTTGCTTTTGTTCTGCCAATGTTGAGGCATATCAAGGATCAGCCACCAGTTCTTGCAGGAGATGGACCTATTGGGCTTATTATGGCCCCTACAAGAGAGCTTGTTCAACAGATTCACAGTGATATAAAGAAGTTTACAAAGGTAATGGGTATCAGGTGTGTCCCTGTCTATGGAGGCTCTGGTGTTGCTCAACAAATCAGTGAGTTGAAACGTGGTACTGAGATAGTGGTTTGTACTCCAGGTAGGATGATTGACATACTATGCACCAGTAGTGGGAAAATAACTAACCTGCGTAGAGTCACCTATCTGGTCATGGATGAGGCAGATCGAATGTTTGACATGGGCTTTGAACCTCAAATCACGAGAATAGTTCAAAATATTCGACCGGATCGTCAAACAGTGCTTTTCTCTGCTACTTTTCCCCGCCAGGTTGAAATTTTAGCTCGCAAGGTTTTGAATAAACCTGTTGAAATGCAAGTTGGTGGGAGGAGTGTTGTGAACAAAGATATTGCACAGTTAGTTGAAGTGAGGCCAGAAAATGAGAGGTTCCTACGACTCTTGGAACTACTCGGAGAATGGTACGAAAAGGGAAAGATTTTAATATTTGTCCACTCACAGGAGAAATGTGATTCCTTGTTCAAGGATCTACTCAGGCACGGTTATCCTTGTCTTTCTCTTCATGGAGCTAAGGATCAAACAGACCGTGAATCCACAATATCTGATTTTAAAAGCAATGTTTGCAATTTGTTGGTTGCGACAAGTATTGCTGCTAGGGGATTAGATGTCAAGGAGCTAGAATTGGTGATCAATTTTGATGTTCCAAACCACTATGAAGACTACGTACATCGTGTTGGGCGCACTGGTCGTGCTGGCCGGAAAGGTTGTGCCATCACATTTATTTCGGAAGAAGATGCAAGATATGCACCAGATCTGGTGAAAGCATTGGAGCTATCTGAGCAGATTGTTCCTGATGATCTGAAATCCCTTGCCGCTGGCTTTATGGTGAAAGTGACTCAAGGACTGGAGCAAGCCCATGGGACTGGTTATGGAGGCAGTGGCTTTAAAtttaatgaagaagaagatgaggaaaGGAAAGcagcaaagaaagctcaagccAAAGAATATGGATTTGAAGAAGACAAGTCAGATTCTGAAGACGAAGATGACGGTATTAGGAAGGCAGGAGGTGATATCTCACAGCACCCTGCTCTCGCTCAGATTATTGCTGCGACAAAAGCAAATGCTCCCTCAATGTCTACTCCCATCTCTGCAACCCAACTGATTTCAAATGGTGGGCTACCTGTTTCTTTGCCTTCTGTTCTTGGTCTCCAGACTGCAACAGTCTTGCCTGGAACAGGACTACCCCTTGCTACAAACGACGGGGCAGCTCGAGCTGCACTAGCTGCTATAAACCTGCAGCACAACTTGGCAAAAATACAATCTGAAGCATTGCCAGAGCATTATGAGGCCGAGCTGGAAATAAATGATTTCCCTCAGAATGCTCGCTGGAAAGTCACACACAAGGAAACTTTAGGCCCCATTTCGGAATGGACCGGAGCTGCTATTACCACCAGGGGACAGTATTTCCCACCTGGCAAAGTCGCAGGACCTGGGGATCGCAAACTCTATTTGTTCATTGAGGGTCCTAGTGAGCAGTCAGTTAAAAGAGCCAAAGTAGAATTGAAGCGTGTTTTGGAAGACATCACTAATCAGGCTTTGCAACTACCTGGTGGAACTCAACCAGGCAAATACTCTGTTGTATAAAGGGTAAGATTCTGATATAATTGAGTTTAGTAATGCTTATTTTATTTAGTTGCAGTTCTAATCTGATTTTACATGTGTCTTTTTTCAGGTTTTGGTTCGATGATTTTTGCCTTGAAAAGGGATACAAGATGTGATTGGGAAGATCACATGATTCAGTTTTTTTTATGTGTTTTCCGAGCTGCACTGATTTGGATTTCAGCACATGTTCCATAAGACATATCTTTATGTCAAATTGACCATTTTAATTGATATGTTATCATGGCATCTTAATCATCAGTTTAGGCTTATAAAGTAGTCATGGCACTTATAAGATAATTGCTTTACACTTACCCTTGTTTTTGGTGAATTCAGCAATTCTATATTTTATGTTGTAATTCCAAAGGAGTGTTTAAGAATTGGATTGGTTTGGGAAAAGGAAAGTCGTTCGATTTACATTTATCCCTTTTTTAATCAGCTAATTCGATTTACTTTGTGCTGGATGGAAGGGTTCACCTTCTTTGAACATTGCAGATTGAAGGATGCTTTCTCTCCCACTAGAACGAAGAACGAGACAGCTGGTGCTTCGATGGCTCTTAGTTGTGCATAATCATTCCATAGACTTCTTCAATACGCATTCTATACATCTtaccttatttttttaatttgtttatatcTGTTTATTCATTAGATTGGGCAAAAATCATTTAGGACACGGGCTTTTGTTATGTTTGCTTTGTGAACCGGTTGCATGTAAATCTTTGCAGTTAATGAAGGAAAGCTAACAAGGATTCTGTAGGAGAGGAAGTGGGCATGCATGCTAGTGATAAGGTTCCTTATTTCAGAAATAGACTTTGATGTTCAATCCACAAATGGTTTATGGTGGTAGTCTTGGTTTGGTGATAGATGAAGTGTATGTTTCCTCTCCTTTTGGGGCTTATAGTAGTCTATGTATGGCATAGGAATTTGTTTTACTTGTAATCTATATGTGCTTAGAGTTAGGCACAGTTGCTCATTCTCTGTTAGACTTATTGGATCACATGTGCTCACTTTATCAGCAGAAATAACATAGTGGAAATTATTAAAGAGGTTGACCCTGACTTGCTAACAAGGTTTCACTTCTTAATCTTTTGCTCTTTCTGTTTTGTCAACTTGTCCAGTGTTAATTGCTTGATGTCTTGATGCATATTTCATCTTCGTGCCAAACAATAATTTTACATTTTGCTTGTGGTATCTGATTTCTCCAGTTATTTTCTCTGCAACTTCCCATATGATTATCAGCTTTAATCACAGAAAGTTATCGAGATCAGCATTCAGGGGGTTGAGTTAGACGGAAACATCCTGTTACCTAGTGTGAGGAAGAAAATGATAGCTTTTGTTAAACCAACATTGGTCTAAAAAATTTCCTAATTTGAAGAATTCAAAATTTGTATTGAATTAGGATTTTGGAGgaattacataatttttttaaataatttttatgtcTTTATAGTATTATAAAgagtaaaaatataataatgataaacttttatattattttatacaattttttttatttttaaaaaataatcattttcGGAAATAATCATTTTCGGAAACGATTCCTTTCCTTCCAAATTCTTTTAACATAGCCTTAAAGAAATTTGTGGTGTTGCAAATTGCAATAACAACCAATCATTACCCCCACTTTCCTGATACATTATTCAATAAGATTATATTTAtgttaaaattcaataaaattgttaatctcaaaaaaaaaattattagctTTTATAGTAGTTGGTtgactattttttatttaatatactctTACTCTTTATAATAAAATTCACACATTTTCTCTTTACATTGTCCaaactatttaaatttattttcacaaTCTTTTTCTACTATAGGCATTATTCCAATAATTTTtctagtagttttttttttttactgcaCATATAACATAACATCttgatttatttttgtatttgttttttattatccaCTATTTTGTCTTGAACAGCGTTGTCTATCTTACAACTATTAGATAAAATGTGATTTTTTTGTGTCACATAACACGtaaatttttttttccattttaagCATCCAACTTGAATTCAATGGTTTGGATCTCCTTTTATTTCTTTATCGTTGTGTACTTTTATTTCTTTATCGTTGTGTACTTTGGACACAAGATATTTAATCCATAAAATTAGTGGTAAGACTTGATCTTAACTTTCATCTCTAGGTTAAAGACAATTCTCCTTTTGCGAAACTTACATTCATATATCTATCTTAGTTTTGCTTAGGCAAAATTCATACACTTTTAAAGTTTCTCTCTAAGTCTCCAACCtttgatttaaatttttaacCGATTCTCTAAGGACTATATCATTTGCAAAAAAATAGACATATATCTTGTTGCTAGTTTAAATGTGTTACGTACATACATTTAGAAATAGAGTAAAATGTAAGGACTTAGAGTTGAACTTTGGTGCAATTTCATTGATACTGAACCGATCTCCTCGAGAGCATCACTTAGTAAGTCCTTCCCAACTTCATTCCTTATGATTCTCAATAGTCATAATACTGATACACCCTAATACTTACTCACACTGAGTACAATTCACAAAAGTTAGCTTCGTAGACGTCTATTTTCTTTGACATCTATATCGGTGATCAACTACAAAATACACCTTCCAAAATTCCAATTTCAAACTATCAATCTAGCTTGCATTAACTTGCAACTCCTTTCTCAAACTCGATCATCCACAACTGTACCCAAATGAGATTTGGGATGTACTTAGTTCCAACAAGATGTGAACATCATACTCTGTGACCAATCAATCCAAACACTACTTAAGAAGATAAGGGATTTTGAATAAGACACTCCTACTCTTGGAAACCAAATAATACGCACTCAATATGAACCTAATATTCCCACACACTTACTGGCTTGGATTCCGTTCTGAGCTCAACATCCACTATACATTTCATCACACGGAGGTTACATATCTGAACGACTCACAACTGGATATCTCGTGAACTACTTACAAGT includes:
- the LOC131640889 gene encoding DEAD-box ATP-dependent RNA helicase 42-like, which gives rise to MDEVKHKSRKEDGDSKRSHRDRDRTGERGKDKDRSDGRHKDNREKRDRESRRHDREKSSDSDDKHDREREKRRDVKEKDRVRVHEVEREKVRDRKRERDREEKEKEKVREKERDREEKEKERVREREDKEKERLREKERERERKEEKERIREKERVRERRDHEREKEKEKEKERDRDKGRRGREREKHRDVDSENSDGELRERNRKRHKKEDGDYKGREKEKSSSKSNRKIEGIDGSPRRKSDGDDSDSKDREKKPTREEEMEDEQRRLDDEMEKRRRRVQEWQELRRKKEEAEREKQGEASAAELESGKAWTLEGEESDDEDGTGKHTAMDVDEEEKPADKEPMESMVVDVDNGTVAPDLQNGDIGAPSDEEIDPLDAFMNSMVLPEVEKLNNTVNSTPSDITSDLKPQDKGDGRSNGRQSRKGSGKSIGRIIPGEESDSDYADPETDGDPVEEDDDEFMKRVKKTKVEKLSLVDHSKIDYIPFKKNFYIEVKEISKMTLEEVALYRKQLELKIHGKDVPKPIKSWNQTGLTSKILDTIKKANFEKPMPIQAQALPVIMSGRDCIGIAKTGSGKTLAFVLPMLRHIKDQPPVLAGDGPIGLIMAPTRELVQQIHSDIKKFTKVMGIRCVPVYGGSGVAQQISELKRGTEIVVCTPGRMIDILCTSSGKITNLRRVTYLVMDEADRMFDMGFEPQITRIVQNIRPDRQTVLFSATFPRQVEILARKVLNKPVEMQVGGRSVVNKDIAQLVEVRPENERFLRLLELLGEWYEKGKILIFVHSQEKCDSLFKDLLRHGYPCLSLHGAKDQTDRESTISDFKSNVCNLLVATSIAARGLDVKELELVINFDVPNHYEDYVHRVGRTGRAGRKGCAITFISEEDARYAPDLVKALELSEQIVPDDLKSLAAGFMVKVTQGLEQAHGTGYGGSGFKFNEEEDEERKAAKKAQAKEYGFEEDKSDSEDEDDGIRKAGGDISQHPALAQIIAATKANAPSMSTPISATQLISNGGLPVSLPSVLGLQTATVLPGTGLPLATNDGAARAALAAINLQHNLAKIQSEALPEHYEAELEINDFPQNARWKVTHKETLGPISEWTGAAITTRGQYFPPGKVAGPGDRKLYLFIEGPSEQSVKRAKVELKRVLEDITNQALQLPGGTQPGKYSVV